The stretch of DNA ATTACTAGATACAAAATACGATATTTTGGACAAAAAAATGACCTTAAAGAACCATGAATAAAAAAAGCACTTACAACTCAGGGTTGTAAGTGCTTCTTATTCCAATAAGATATAACTACTGTTATACAGCTTGTTCTTCGCTAACTCTAAGCTGAAATCCATTGCCATGGATATTGATAATCTCAATTTTATCATCTTTTTTGAGGTATTTTCGAAGTTTAGTTACAAAAACATCCATACTACGAGCTGTGAAATAATTATCTTCTCCCCAGATTTCTTTCAAGGCAATGCTTCTAGGTAAAATATCATTCATATAGAGGCAAAACATGCGTAATAATTCAGACTCTTTTGGAGAAAGTTTTTCTTTGTTTTCGTTGTCACCGTAGGTCAAGATTCGCAAGGGGTAGTTAAAATGATAATTACCAATATTGAATTCTTTAGCTTCTTGCTTCTGACGTTCAGGTTTTTGGCTTCTTTTTAGTATAGCTTGAATGCGATACAGCAACTCTTCGGGGGCAAAGGGTTTGGGGATATAATCATCAGCACCAGCTTGGAAACCCTTGATGATATCGTCTTTCATTGTTTTGGCTGTCAAGAAAATAATAGGTACAACTTGATCAATATCACGTACATCCTTGGCCAATGTAATGCCATCCTTTTTGGGCATCATCACATCAAAAATACACAAGTCAAAGGTATCTTTTTGGAATCTGTTTAAGCCCGCTTCTCCATCCATTTCTAATGTGACATCATAGTCATTCATTTCTAGGTAAGAACACAGTACATCTCCAAAGTTTTTGTCATCCTCAACTAATAGAATTTTACCTTTTGTATCCATAATATATTTATGTTTTTATTGCGAGTAGTAATGTTTCAGTTAAATTATAATATATGGGATATATTCTACTCTACAAAAAGAGTGCGAGTTCTGCATTTTTGTTCAAAAAAAACGAGTATTAGGATTTTCTTAAGAAAGTTTTTAGCAAAAAAGCGCTATAACGAACCTTTTTGAACAATTATTGTATTGGAAATAGAATTTTTTTTTAAAATAAAATATAAATTCATGAAAAAAAATAACCGATAAATCATCAACTTTGGTCTATTCTGACCAATCAATAGGATGAATAATTGGTATACTAAAAATAACAATAGTAAGAGCATGAGAGTTAAGCTAAAAGATCACCAGCAGTATATTTTTTCAACAACCATTCGAACTCGTATTACTGATCTTAATTATGGGGGGCATGTTGGAAACGAAATGATGCTAATATTTGCACAGCAAGCAAGAGTTGATTTCTTAAATAGTTTGGGCTATGGAGAACTTACATTGGCTGGAAAAGGAATCATTATGACAGATGCCGCAGTGGTTTATAAATCGGAAACACATGCTGGCGACACGCTCAAAATAGAATTGGCATTAGATGACCTCACAACAATTGGTTTTGATCTGTATTATAAAATTAGTAATCAGAAAACCAATAGAGAGGTTGCACGGGTCAAGACTGGAATTTTGTGTTTTGATTATGAGTTAAAGAAAATTGCTACTCTTCCTACCGAAGTTGTGGATAAGATAAATGCATTGTTGGGATGAAAAGCCCTAACAACCAAAAAAAAATAGAACACCCAGAGCTGGGATGGGTCACTTATAAAAAAAACGTGCGCTCCAAACGAATTACCCTAAGGGTAAAGGCAGATGCTTCTATTGTCGTTACCTTGCCTCAGCGAACGCCTTACCAAGCAGCAGAGAAGGTCTTGCTTCAAAATATCAATTGGGTAAAAGAACAATTAGGAAAAGCGCAACAGTTAAAACAGGCTAAAGCCTTATCGTATGACAGTACCTTTCAGGTCGGTCATAAACAACTTTGTATT from Aureispira anguillae encodes:
- a CDS encoding response regulator transcription factor, which produces MDTKGKILLVEDDKNFGDVLCSYLEMNDYDVTLEMDGEAGLNRFQKDTFDLCIFDVMMPKKDGITLAKDVRDIDQVVPIIFLTAKTMKDDIIKGFQAGADDYIPKPFAPEELLYRIQAILKRSQKPERQKQEAKEFNIGNYHFNYPLRILTYGDNENKEKLSPKESELLRMFCLYMNDILPRSIALKEIWGEDNYFTARSMDVFVTKLRKYLKKDDKIEIINIHGNGFQLRVSEEQAV
- a CDS encoding acyl-CoA thioesterase; amino-acid sequence: MRVKLKDHQQYIFSTTIRTRITDLNYGGHVGNEMMLIFAQQARVDFLNSLGYGELTLAGKGIIMTDAAVVYKSETHAGDTLKIELALDDLTTIGFDLYYKISNQKTNREVARVKTGILCFDYELKKIATLPTEVVDKINALLG